From the genome of Vigna radiata var. radiata cultivar VC1973A unplaced genomic scaffold, Vradiata_ver6 scaffold_100, whole genome shotgun sequence:
cttcaaattaagataaagtaaaagagaaaagtaTCAAACACATAATACAAGGTATTATTAGCAAGGgtcaattaaatgaaaaaaatagtggCTCTCTTAGTGATGATAGATATTAgatataataatatacaaaaggAAACCGATGAGGTCCCACCTCGTTTGCAGTCACATATCAAATATTCACCACTGAAAAGGAACCAAATTccctaacttttttttttcttaggaacacaaaacaaaaacaagaaacagAGGCTAAAGTGGGGTCTGCTTCTGGATGATTCCAAATGATGAACTTCCATGAACACCCTTCTTCTGTATTTGCAAAATCTCATCCACACAAATCACAAACCCCCCAAGATTTTCCCAGAACTGCTCCATTTAGACCCTTAGCACTACCAAAAAGGTGAGAACAAAGGACAACAGCAACATGCATGTGTCCTTCAAGTGAACCACTCCTTTGTTTGGATCACTGAAGCTTGTTCCAGTTGAAGATGTTGGATTAATTCCAAACACATTAGGGTTACCTGTGGTGGTGCTGCCTGTGCCTGTGCTTGTGCCTGTACCTGTGCCTGTACCAGTGGGAGTGGTTGGAGTCAAGGTGGATGGTGTGCCTGTTGTTGGTGTAGTGGTTGTTGGGGTTCCTGTAGTGCCTGTTCCTGCATTGCTGCAAGTTGAAGGAAGCCACAAAAATTACCTTATGATCATCACACAGACCATAACAGTATATTAATAGTTTAGTGAGCTATATACCAAATATAGAATTAGTTTCATTGAATATTATATGATCTTGGATCTAGGATAAGAGTGTGGGAATGAAGTGGGcaaaaaaatattgtggaaCATCATAATCATGACAGCTAATGTTTCAAAAGGGTTGATCATGATGTCATTGGCTTCTCAGTAAATCTGATTCAGGAAGTGGATACATGAACCCCAAAAAATGGCCTTTTGGCTAATGTAAAACTAAAagtgtgtaaaaaaaataacagattGCTTTTGCTTTTTCAAATGATATCATTGAAGTTGAATCTAATAACCAAAGCCATCTAAAGGCACCAAAGTAGGCAATTTGATTAATGAAAGGTAACTTCAACATAGAGAGAAAAGGGCAAGAAGGGTTTTCTTCATGTTCTGTAAATGGCAGGAAAAAACTGGTTTAATACAGCATTATGCAAGCAACCAACATCTTGccattaggaaaaaaaattaaataaaaaactgaaCTTGAAATTCAGATAAATAAATGAACGATTGCGgattaatataaacaaatcaGCAAGATCCTTGATCAAGAACATACCCAGGGCTTGAAGGGTAAACACATGTAGATGCTGAAGCTGTAGATCAAAGAGGTAGGGACAACAACAAACAGAGAAGAATTAGAAGAAAAGGGAATTTTGTCAAGAAAGTGCAAAATTTTTTAAGGTGACTAGAAAGTGGTGGCCACTTACTAGGTGGATTTTGGCTTGGGGTGGCAGCACCAGCAAAATCACAGCTTCCCTGAGCCTGACCCTTTCTCTGGAAATAGCTATTAACAGCATAGTTGCAGTGATCCTTCACAGTGTTAGGTTGGTAACATGCTCCATTTTGAAGAATAGGGGAACAATCAGCTCCTGCACCACATGCATAATCTATAGCTTTCTGAAGAGCTTGATCACCCACACCATCTTTACATACACAGTAAAGAGCACCTGTTCATGACCAAAAACAAATTGCAAAAAATGTAATCAGAACAACAGTTAGTCCATTAAAAATCCCATCTTTCCTTAAAAGCTCCAGCCTTCACTAAAAcagaacaaaaatagaaaagtctctgaacaaaatCCATCTCAAAATCTCAAGCTGTATCACAaaaccaaaacagaaaaaacaGTAAGACAGAGCAATCATGAGAACAAATCTGAGAGTTTATATATCATGATACAACAacaactcaaaaaaaaaaaaaaaaaaaaacccattaAACCACATGCTGAACTGAGCTTgagaaaaacataagaaaatccAGGAGCTTACTTGAATGGGCAGTGAAGGCAAGAAAAAGCACAAAATACATCACAAGAGTCATGATTGATGATGGATGTTGAGAGGGTATAAGAGAAATTTCTGTGATGGA
Proteins encoded in this window:
- the LOC106755264 gene encoding PLASMODESMATA CALLOSE-BINDING PROTEIN 4 produces the protein MTLVMYFVLFLAFTAHSSALYCVCKDGVGDQALQKAIDYACGAGADCSPILQNGACYQPNTVKDHCNYAVNSYFQRKGQAQGSCDFAGAATPSQNPPTSASTCVYPSSPGNAGTGTTGTPTTTTPTTGTPSTLTPTTPTGTGTGTGTSTGTGSTTTGNPNVFGINPTSSTGTSFSDPNKGVVHLKDTCMLLLSFVLTFLVVLRV